A genome region from Dromaius novaehollandiae isolate bDroNov1 unplaced genomic scaffold, bDroNov1.hap1 HAP1_SCAFFOLD_84, whole genome shotgun sequence includes the following:
- the LOC112991644 gene encoding B-cell CLL/lymphoma 9-like protein isoform X1, whose amino-acid sequence MHPDNKLPSHGKAGSSGAPAQHHNVSQAPTCNLGSKGVGAGSHGGKATQISPGNSGLKNSQNAVPSFGSLKGKVKRERSISVDSGEQREASTPSLDAESKGEVAPRSKRRCVLERKQPYSGDEWCSGPDSEEDDKPISSAHNCNVADPAMSTASQLGPGSNPLPNLNETSSSSAPHGAAPGLRPDGAGGGGGGTGKQPSQFVYVFTTHLANTAAEAVLQGRADSILAYHQQNVPRAKLDQAPAPKVLGVAEQLPINPPAANTPQSQPPAPQASQPQPQPPPPQPPPAPPTISQTALPAPSALPQEGTGEDVRRDLTPNSLGNSSSSSSTQPGSNHPNAPTASANTMQPGQVDSSAASSSGLLGEGPGSGMPGNGQAGLGSRNPLNSEGLSKEQLEHRERSLQTLRDIERLLLRSGEAEPFMKSSQSTGESGPAPQPQAAPAQPPAPPASMKKYEEPLQSMISQTQSLGGPSLEHEVPHHPSADIGQQMNLMMQRLNQDSLTPEQVAWRKLQEEYYEEKRRKEEQISIHGRPMQEIMIPQSMGGMMMRGPPPPYHSKPGEQWPPGMGSQLRGPIDVQDPMQLRGGPPFPGPRFPGNQMQRVSGFGGMQNVPLDALGPMNAMQRPVRPSMGWSDDMPPMGGPGTFPQGTLPYPSGQGDPERFMNPRAREEILRHQLMEKRPVAMQRPMGMSSNSMSQGMEMERMIQAHRQMDPSMFAGQITGDNLSSAPMGMEFAGTRGMLSPPMSQSGLRDMDAPMGPSNLNMNMNVNMNMNMNLNVQMTPQQQMMMSQKMRGPDMMAHQGVSPEELARARAQNGNGGAMLGGPQKMMIPSQFPSQGQQGFSSGQGPYPNMPQEMGSASDMFSPEQGAMPVGSISGTTRLSHIPLPPASNPTPAQGGNLATMHPAPSRGLGRRPSDLTINISQMNSPSMGHLKSPTLSQVHSPLVTSPSANLKSPQTPSQMVSMPPSNQSGPLKSPQVMSSSLNVRSPTGSPSRLKSPSMAVPSPGWVPSPKATMPSPGVNQSKQSLSMNSSASMGGLDQGSLPSGPRSSSSAPASNTSSTMNPNMPFTSSPDPSPSQNPLSLMMSQMSKYAMPSSTPLYHNAIKTIATSDDELLPDRPMLPPGSMSGVTGSQPNQLHLNSVGPGSSQSPMGMNLPGQQPLSHEPPPASMMSSPNPLGSNIPMHPSAPGAGVPPQNPMMLPPGPQDSLNQQCGPVPNSSQMIPSNQLVFPRMQQPHGAMQSPAGAMPMAPGGGGGPGMQQHYPPGMPLPPEDLPSQQPGQMPPQQHMMGKNIPPRIGEPYPPVLPGVASVLNDPELSEVIRPTPTGIPEFDLSRIIPSEKPSSTLQYFPKSDSQAPKSQPSNLHLMNLQNMMADQPAVRPAMSAPSLPGQPGVQRGLSMPMCHPGPVPMLGRTGIPPQQGMMGNSMHQGMMSPQQSLMAQQNFMLMQAKQRSMSVSGEMYAQTGHMMSPQGSLMGPPPQQNLMVTHQMRQRSVSLDSQMSYIPGPGNMANLPF is encoded by the exons ATGCACCCTGACAACAAACTGCCCAGCCATGGCAAGGCAGGCAGCAGCGGTGCCCCGGCCCAGCACCACAACGTGAGCCAAGCGCCCACCTGCAACCTGGGCTCCAAGGGTGTGGGGGCAGGCAGCCATGGCGGCAAGGCCACCCAGATCTCCCCTGGCAACTCTGGACTGAAAAACAGCCAGAACGCTGTCCCCAGCTTCGGATCCTTGAAGGGCAAAGTGAAACGGGAACGAAGCATCTCGGTGGACTCGGGAGAACAGCGCGAAGCCAGCACCCCTTCACTGGACGCTGAATCAAAAG GTGAGGTGGCTCCCCGTAGCAAGCGACGGTGCGTGCTGGAAAGGAAGCAGCCGTACAGTGGGGACGAATGGTGCTCCGGACCGGACAGCGAGGAGGACGACAAGCCTATCAGCAGTGCACACA ATTGTAATGTAGCAGATCCTGCGATGTCCACAGCCTCGCAGCTTGGTCCAGGGTCCAACCCGCTGCCAAACCTGAATGAGACCAGTTCTTCCAGCGCACCTCATGGTGCCGCCCCGGGCTTACGGCCGGATGGTGCAGGAGGCGGAGGCGGTGGAACGGGAAAGCAGCCTTCGCAGTTCGTTTACGTCTTTACCACGCACCTTGCTAACAC AGCCGCAGAAGCTGTCTTGCAGGGCCGAGCTGACTCCATTCTGGCCTATCATCAGCAGAACGTCCCACGGGCAAAGCTAGACCAG GCGCCAGCTCCTAAAGTGCTGGGGGTTGCTGAGCAGCTACCGATTAACCCGCCTGCTGCCAACACTCCGCAGTCCCAGCCGCCAGCACCGCAAGCTAGTCAGCCACAGCCGCAGCctcccccgccgcagcctccgccTGCGCCCCCGACCATCAGCCAGACAGCTTTGCCCGCGCCCAGTGCCCTGCCGCAAGAAGGGACAGGCGAGGATGTCCGGAGGGATTTGACTCCCAACTCTctggggaacagcagcagcagcagcagcacccagcctgGGAGCAACCACCCAAATGCACCCACCGCCTCTGCCAACACCATGCAGCCCGGGCAAGTGGACTCCTCTGCCGCTTCCAGCTCCGGCCTCCTGGGGGAAGGCCCGGGCTCGGGGATGCCGGGGAACGGGCAGGCAGGCTTGGGCTCCAGGAACCCCCTGAACTCAGAAGGGCTCTCTAAGGAACAGCTGGAGCACCGGGAGCGCtccctgcagaccctgcgggacaTTGAACGTCTGCTGCTGCGCAGCGGGGAGGCCGAGCCCTTCATGAAGTCCAGCCAAAGCACAGGCGAGAGCGGACCTGCCCCTCAGCCACAGGCCGCCCCTGcacagccccccgcgccccccgccagCATGAAGAAGTACGAAGAACCCCTGCAGTCCATGATTTCCCAGACACAGAGCCTGGGCGGCCCCAGCCTGGAACACGAAGTCCCTCATCACCCAAGTGCTGACATAGGGCAGCAGATGAACCTGATGATGCAGAGGCTGAACCAGGACAGCCTGACCCCGGAGCAGGTGGCCTGGAGGAAGCTGCAGGAGGAGTACTATGAGGAGAAGCGGCGGAAAGAGGAGCAGATCAGCATCCATGGCCGGCCCATGCAGGAGATCATGATTCCACAGTCTATGGGAGGCATGATGATGCGtgggccgccgccgccctacCACAGCAAGCCCGGAGAGCAGTGGCCGCCAGGGATGGGCAGCCAGCTGCGGGGACCCATAGATGTGCAGGACCCTATGCAGCTGAGAGGAGGGCCGCCCTTTCCCGGGCCGCGATTCCCTGGAAATCAAATGCAGAGAGTCTCTGGCTTTGGGGGGATGCAGAACGTGCCCTTGGATGCTCTCGGGCCCATGAATGCCATGCAGAGGCCGGTGAGGCCCAGCATGGGCTGGAGCGACGATATGCCTCCTATGGGAGGCCCCGGGACCTTTCCGCAGGGCACCCTGCCCTACCCGTCAGGGCAAGGTGACCCTGAAAGGTTCATGAATCCCCGTGCCAGGGAGGAGATCCTGCGGCATCAGCTGATGGAGAAACGCCCGGTGGCGATGCAGCGGCCCATGGGGATGTCCAGCAACTCCATGAGCCAGGGTATGGAAATGGAGAGGATGATACAGGCTCACAGGCAAATGGATCCGTCCATGTTTGCCGGGCAGATAACGGGGGACAACCTGAGCAGTGCCCCGATGGGCATGGAGTTTGCGGGCACTCGGGGGATGCTGAGCCCCCCTATGAGCCAGTCGGGCCTTCGGGACATGGACGCGCCCATGGGCCCCAGCAACCTCAACATGAACATGAACGTGAACATGAACATGAACATGAACCTCAACGTCCAAATGACCCCACAGCAGCAGATGATGATGTCGCAGAAGATGAGGGGCCCCGACATGATGGCGCACCAGGGCGTGAGCCCCGAGGAGCTGGCCAGGGCGAGGGCCCAGAACGGCAATGGGGGTGCAATGCTGGGCGGGCCCCAGAAAATGATGATTCCCTCCCAGTTCCCCAGCCAAGGACAGCAAGGCTTCTCAAGCGGACAAGGGCCTTACCCCAACATGCCCCAGGAGATGGGCAGCGCCTCGGACATGTTCAGCCCTGAGCAGGGTGCCATGCCCGTGGGGAGCATCAGCGGCACCACCAGGCTCAGCCACATccccctgcctccagcctccaATCCCACCCCTGCGCAAGGGGGCAACCTGGCCACCATGCACCCGGCGCCTTCCCGGGGGCTGGGCCGCCGGCCTtctgacctcaccatcaacatcaGCCAGATGAACTCCCCCAGCATGGGCCACCTCAAGTCCCCCACGCTCAGCCAGGTGCACTCGCCGCTGGTCACCTCCCCCTCTGCCAACCTCAAGTCCCCGCAGACGCCCTCGCAGATGGTCAGCATGCCTCCTTCAAACCAGTCTGGGCCCCTGAAGTCCCCCCAGGTGATGAGCTCCTCGCTCAACGTCCGGTCTCCCACTGGCTCACCAAGCCGCCTCAAGTCTCCTTCGATGGCCGTTCCTTCCCCTGGTTGGGTGCCGTCTCCCAAAGCCACCATGCCTAGCCCTGGAGTCAACCAGAGCAAGCAGAGCCTCAGCATGAACTCGTCTGCTTCCATGGGAGGACTGGATCAGG GTTCTCTCCCTTCTGGGCCTAGGAGCAGTTCTTCCGCACCAGCCAGTAACACCTCTAGCACCATGAATCCCAATATGCCTTTTACTTCCTCTCCAGATCCATCCCCCTCCCAGAACCCCCTCTCGCTGATGATGTCCCAGATGTCCAAGTACGCCATGCCCAGCTCCACACCGCTTTACCACAACGCCATCAAAACCATCGCCACCTCTGATGACGAACTGCTGCCAGACAGGCCTATGCTCCCACCTGGAAGTATGTCAG GTGTGACAGGGAGTCAGCCGAATCAACTGCACTTGAACTCGGTGGGGCCTGGGTCCTCCCAGAGCCCCATGGGCATGAACCTGCCCGGTCAGCAGCCTCTCTCCCACGAACCGCCCCCCGCCTCCATGATGTCGTCCCCCAACCCGCTGGGCTCCAACATTCCTATGCACCCCAGTGCACCGGGGGCGGGCGTGCCCCCCCAGAACCCCATGATGCTGCCCCCGGGGCCCCAGGACTCCTTGAACCAGCAGTGCGGCCCCGTGCCGAACAGCTCGCAGATGATTCCCTCCAACCAGCTGGTGTTCCCCCGCATGCAGCAGCCCCACGGTGCCATGCAGTCTCCCGCAGGAGCTATGCCCATGGCCCCAGGAGGCGGGGGCGGCCCTGGGATGCAGCAGCATTACCCGCCAGGAATGCCCTTGCCGCCCGAGGACCTTCCCTCCCAGCAGCCCGGCCAGATGCCCCCTCAGCAGCACATGATGGGCAAGAACATCCCTCCTCGGATTGGAGAGCCCTATCCCCCCGTGCTTCCCGGGGTGGCCTCCGTGCTGAATGACCCCGAGCTCAGCGAGGTCATTCGCCCCACGCCCACGGGTATCCCCGAGTTCGACTTGTCCAGGATCATCCCGTCAGAGAAGCCAAGCAGCACCTTGCAGTATTTCCCCAAGAGCGACAGCCAAGCGCCCAAATCGCAGCCTTCCAACCTCCACCTCATGAACCTGCAGAACATGATGGCTGACCAGCCCGCCGTGCGGCCGGCTATGAGTGCCCCCAGCCTTCCAGGACAGCCGGGTGTGCAGCGGGGGCTCAGCATGCCCATGTGCCATCCTGGACCAGTGCCCATGCTGGGCAGGACAGGCATACCGCCCCAGCAAGGCATGATGGGCAACAGCATGCACCAGGGCATGATGTCTCCGCAGCAGAGTCTGATGGCCCAGCAGAATTTCATGCTGATGCAGGCCAAGCAGAGGAGCATGTCCGTGTCAGGGGAGATGTATGCGCAGACAGGACACATGATGTCACCCCAGGGCTCGCTCATGGGGCCCCCGCCCCAGCAGAACCTGATGGTCACGCACCAGATGAGGCAGAGAAGCGTCTCCCTGGACAGCCAAATGAGTTACATCCCTGGGCCTGGGAACATGGCAAACCTGCCTTTCTAA
- the LOC112991644 gene encoding B-cell CLL/lymphoma 9-like protein isoform X2: MHPDNKLPSHGKAGSSGAPAQHHNVSQAPTCNLGSKGVGAGSHGGKATQISPGNSGLKNSQNAVPSFGSLKGKVKRERSISVDSGEQREASTPSLDAESKGEVAPRSKRRCVLERKQPYSGDEWCSGPDSEEDDKPISSAHNCNVADPAMSTASQLGPGSNPLPNLNETSSSSAPHGAAPGLRPDGAGGGGGGTGKQPSQFVYVFTTHLANTAAEAVLQGRADSILAYHQQNVPRAKLDQAPAPKVLGVAEQLPINPPAANTPQSQPPAPQASQPQPQPPPPQPPPAPPTISQTALPAPSALPQEGTGEDVRRDLTPNSLGNSSSSSSTQPGSNHPNAPTASANTMQPGQVDSSAASSSGLLGEGPGSGMPGNGQAGLGSRNPLNSEGLSKEQLEHRERSLQTLRDIERLLLRSGEAEPFMKSSQSTGESGPAPQPQAAPAQPPAPPASMKKYEEPLQSMISQTQSLGGPSLEHEVPHHPSADIGQQMNLMMQRLNQDSLTPEQVAWRKLQEEYYEEKRRKEEQISIHGRPMQEIMIPQSMGGMMMRGPPPPYHSKPGEQWPPGMGSQLRGPIDVQDPMQLRGGPPFPGPRFPGNQMQRVSGFGGMQNVPLDALGPMNAMQRPVRPSMGWSDDMPPMGGPGTFPQGTLPYPSGQGDPERFMNPRAREEILRHQLMEKRPVAMQRPMGMSSNSMSQGMEMERMIQAHRQMDPSMFAGQITGDNLSSAPMGMEFAGTRGMLSPPMSQSGLRDMDAPMGPSNLNMNMNVNMNMNMNLNVQMTPQQQMMMSQKMRGPDMMAHQGVSPEELARARAQNGNGGAMLGGPQKMMIPSQFPSQGQQGFSSGQGPYPNMPQEMGSASDMFSPEQGAMPVGSISGTTRLSHIPLPPASNPTPAQGGNLATMHPAPSRGLGRRPSDLTINISQMNSPSMGHLKSPTLSQVHSPLVTSPSANLKSPQTPSQMVSMPPSNQSGPLKSPQVMSSSLNVRSPTGSPSRLKSPSMAVPSPGWVPSPKATMPSPGVNQSKQSLSMNSSASMGGLDQDPSPSQNPLSLMMSQMSKYAMPSSTPLYHNAIKTIATSDDELLPDRPMLPPGSMSGVTGSQPNQLHLNSVGPGSSQSPMGMNLPGQQPLSHEPPPASMMSSPNPLGSNIPMHPSAPGAGVPPQNPMMLPPGPQDSLNQQCGPVPNSSQMIPSNQLVFPRMQQPHGAMQSPAGAMPMAPGGGGGPGMQQHYPPGMPLPPEDLPSQQPGQMPPQQHMMGKNIPPRIGEPYPPVLPGVASVLNDPELSEVIRPTPTGIPEFDLSRIIPSEKPSSTLQYFPKSDSQAPKSQPSNLHLMNLQNMMADQPAVRPAMSAPSLPGQPGVQRGLSMPMCHPGPVPMLGRTGIPPQQGMMGNSMHQGMMSPQQSLMAQQNFMLMQAKQRSMSVSGEMYAQTGHMMSPQGSLMGPPPQQNLMVTHQMRQRSVSLDSQMSYIPGPGNMANLPF; encoded by the exons ATGCACCCTGACAACAAACTGCCCAGCCATGGCAAGGCAGGCAGCAGCGGTGCCCCGGCCCAGCACCACAACGTGAGCCAAGCGCCCACCTGCAACCTGGGCTCCAAGGGTGTGGGGGCAGGCAGCCATGGCGGCAAGGCCACCCAGATCTCCCCTGGCAACTCTGGACTGAAAAACAGCCAGAACGCTGTCCCCAGCTTCGGATCCTTGAAGGGCAAAGTGAAACGGGAACGAAGCATCTCGGTGGACTCGGGAGAACAGCGCGAAGCCAGCACCCCTTCACTGGACGCTGAATCAAAAG GTGAGGTGGCTCCCCGTAGCAAGCGACGGTGCGTGCTGGAAAGGAAGCAGCCGTACAGTGGGGACGAATGGTGCTCCGGACCGGACAGCGAGGAGGACGACAAGCCTATCAGCAGTGCACACA ATTGTAATGTAGCAGATCCTGCGATGTCCACAGCCTCGCAGCTTGGTCCAGGGTCCAACCCGCTGCCAAACCTGAATGAGACCAGTTCTTCCAGCGCACCTCATGGTGCCGCCCCGGGCTTACGGCCGGATGGTGCAGGAGGCGGAGGCGGTGGAACGGGAAAGCAGCCTTCGCAGTTCGTTTACGTCTTTACCACGCACCTTGCTAACAC AGCCGCAGAAGCTGTCTTGCAGGGCCGAGCTGACTCCATTCTGGCCTATCATCAGCAGAACGTCCCACGGGCAAAGCTAGACCAG GCGCCAGCTCCTAAAGTGCTGGGGGTTGCTGAGCAGCTACCGATTAACCCGCCTGCTGCCAACACTCCGCAGTCCCAGCCGCCAGCACCGCAAGCTAGTCAGCCACAGCCGCAGCctcccccgccgcagcctccgccTGCGCCCCCGACCATCAGCCAGACAGCTTTGCCCGCGCCCAGTGCCCTGCCGCAAGAAGGGACAGGCGAGGATGTCCGGAGGGATTTGACTCCCAACTCTctggggaacagcagcagcagcagcagcacccagcctgGGAGCAACCACCCAAATGCACCCACCGCCTCTGCCAACACCATGCAGCCCGGGCAAGTGGACTCCTCTGCCGCTTCCAGCTCCGGCCTCCTGGGGGAAGGCCCGGGCTCGGGGATGCCGGGGAACGGGCAGGCAGGCTTGGGCTCCAGGAACCCCCTGAACTCAGAAGGGCTCTCTAAGGAACAGCTGGAGCACCGGGAGCGCtccctgcagaccctgcgggacaTTGAACGTCTGCTGCTGCGCAGCGGGGAGGCCGAGCCCTTCATGAAGTCCAGCCAAAGCACAGGCGAGAGCGGACCTGCCCCTCAGCCACAGGCCGCCCCTGcacagccccccgcgccccccgccagCATGAAGAAGTACGAAGAACCCCTGCAGTCCATGATTTCCCAGACACAGAGCCTGGGCGGCCCCAGCCTGGAACACGAAGTCCCTCATCACCCAAGTGCTGACATAGGGCAGCAGATGAACCTGATGATGCAGAGGCTGAACCAGGACAGCCTGACCCCGGAGCAGGTGGCCTGGAGGAAGCTGCAGGAGGAGTACTATGAGGAGAAGCGGCGGAAAGAGGAGCAGATCAGCATCCATGGCCGGCCCATGCAGGAGATCATGATTCCACAGTCTATGGGAGGCATGATGATGCGtgggccgccgccgccctacCACAGCAAGCCCGGAGAGCAGTGGCCGCCAGGGATGGGCAGCCAGCTGCGGGGACCCATAGATGTGCAGGACCCTATGCAGCTGAGAGGAGGGCCGCCCTTTCCCGGGCCGCGATTCCCTGGAAATCAAATGCAGAGAGTCTCTGGCTTTGGGGGGATGCAGAACGTGCCCTTGGATGCTCTCGGGCCCATGAATGCCATGCAGAGGCCGGTGAGGCCCAGCATGGGCTGGAGCGACGATATGCCTCCTATGGGAGGCCCCGGGACCTTTCCGCAGGGCACCCTGCCCTACCCGTCAGGGCAAGGTGACCCTGAAAGGTTCATGAATCCCCGTGCCAGGGAGGAGATCCTGCGGCATCAGCTGATGGAGAAACGCCCGGTGGCGATGCAGCGGCCCATGGGGATGTCCAGCAACTCCATGAGCCAGGGTATGGAAATGGAGAGGATGATACAGGCTCACAGGCAAATGGATCCGTCCATGTTTGCCGGGCAGATAACGGGGGACAACCTGAGCAGTGCCCCGATGGGCATGGAGTTTGCGGGCACTCGGGGGATGCTGAGCCCCCCTATGAGCCAGTCGGGCCTTCGGGACATGGACGCGCCCATGGGCCCCAGCAACCTCAACATGAACATGAACGTGAACATGAACATGAACATGAACCTCAACGTCCAAATGACCCCACAGCAGCAGATGATGATGTCGCAGAAGATGAGGGGCCCCGACATGATGGCGCACCAGGGCGTGAGCCCCGAGGAGCTGGCCAGGGCGAGGGCCCAGAACGGCAATGGGGGTGCAATGCTGGGCGGGCCCCAGAAAATGATGATTCCCTCCCAGTTCCCCAGCCAAGGACAGCAAGGCTTCTCAAGCGGACAAGGGCCTTACCCCAACATGCCCCAGGAGATGGGCAGCGCCTCGGACATGTTCAGCCCTGAGCAGGGTGCCATGCCCGTGGGGAGCATCAGCGGCACCACCAGGCTCAGCCACATccccctgcctccagcctccaATCCCACCCCTGCGCAAGGGGGCAACCTGGCCACCATGCACCCGGCGCCTTCCCGGGGGCTGGGCCGCCGGCCTtctgacctcaccatcaacatcaGCCAGATGAACTCCCCCAGCATGGGCCACCTCAAGTCCCCCACGCTCAGCCAGGTGCACTCGCCGCTGGTCACCTCCCCCTCTGCCAACCTCAAGTCCCCGCAGACGCCCTCGCAGATGGTCAGCATGCCTCCTTCAAACCAGTCTGGGCCCCTGAAGTCCCCCCAGGTGATGAGCTCCTCGCTCAACGTCCGGTCTCCCACTGGCTCACCAAGCCGCCTCAAGTCTCCTTCGATGGCCGTTCCTTCCCCTGGTTGGGTGCCGTCTCCCAAAGCCACCATGCCTAGCCCTGGAGTCAACCAGAGCAAGCAGAGCCTCAGCATGAACTCGTCTGCTTCCATGGGAGGACTGGATCAGG ATCCATCCCCCTCCCAGAACCCCCTCTCGCTGATGATGTCCCAGATGTCCAAGTACGCCATGCCCAGCTCCACACCGCTTTACCACAACGCCATCAAAACCATCGCCACCTCTGATGACGAACTGCTGCCAGACAGGCCTATGCTCCCACCTGGAAGTATGTCAG GTGTGACAGGGAGTCAGCCGAATCAACTGCACTTGAACTCGGTGGGGCCTGGGTCCTCCCAGAGCCCCATGGGCATGAACCTGCCCGGTCAGCAGCCTCTCTCCCACGAACCGCCCCCCGCCTCCATGATGTCGTCCCCCAACCCGCTGGGCTCCAACATTCCTATGCACCCCAGTGCACCGGGGGCGGGCGTGCCCCCCCAGAACCCCATGATGCTGCCCCCGGGGCCCCAGGACTCCTTGAACCAGCAGTGCGGCCCCGTGCCGAACAGCTCGCAGATGATTCCCTCCAACCAGCTGGTGTTCCCCCGCATGCAGCAGCCCCACGGTGCCATGCAGTCTCCCGCAGGAGCTATGCCCATGGCCCCAGGAGGCGGGGGCGGCCCTGGGATGCAGCAGCATTACCCGCCAGGAATGCCCTTGCCGCCCGAGGACCTTCCCTCCCAGCAGCCCGGCCAGATGCCCCCTCAGCAGCACATGATGGGCAAGAACATCCCTCCTCGGATTGGAGAGCCCTATCCCCCCGTGCTTCCCGGGGTGGCCTCCGTGCTGAATGACCCCGAGCTCAGCGAGGTCATTCGCCCCACGCCCACGGGTATCCCCGAGTTCGACTTGTCCAGGATCATCCCGTCAGAGAAGCCAAGCAGCACCTTGCAGTATTTCCCCAAGAGCGACAGCCAAGCGCCCAAATCGCAGCCTTCCAACCTCCACCTCATGAACCTGCAGAACATGATGGCTGACCAGCCCGCCGTGCGGCCGGCTATGAGTGCCCCCAGCCTTCCAGGACAGCCGGGTGTGCAGCGGGGGCTCAGCATGCCCATGTGCCATCCTGGACCAGTGCCCATGCTGGGCAGGACAGGCATACCGCCCCAGCAAGGCATGATGGGCAACAGCATGCACCAGGGCATGATGTCTCCGCAGCAGAGTCTGATGGCCCAGCAGAATTTCATGCTGATGCAGGCCAAGCAGAGGAGCATGTCCGTGTCAGGGGAGATGTATGCGCAGACAGGACACATGATGTCACCCCAGGGCTCGCTCATGGGGCCCCCGCCCCAGCAGAACCTGATGGTCACGCACCAGATGAGGCAGAGAAGCGTCTCCCTGGACAGCCAAATGAGTTACATCCCTGGGCCTGGGAACATGGCAAACCTGCCTTTCTAA